A part of Vulpes vulpes isolate BD-2025 chromosome 15, VulVul3, whole genome shotgun sequence genomic DNA contains:
- the BAHD1 gene encoding bromo adjacent homology domain-containing 1 protein isoform X12: protein MTHTRRKSLPMLSSGPTGRREPLQMEGSNMEQGAESVEAGMPESPGHLTGRRKNYPLRKRPLVPEKPKACKVLLTRLENVAGPRSADEADELPPDLPKPPSPAPSGEDTGLTQPRKRRLASLNAEALNNLLLEREDASSLVGTRRSRGDPHRSRDRDRAAGGWSSSKKRPRLGDLGGGSRDLSPEPAPDDGARRDGDPAPKRLASLNAAAFLKLSQERELPLRPPRAHPEADGRSAEPPALRAPRPKWANNKVHGKNYPKARQGPGSGEAVGPLGWQRHPEEPWPSATPRGPASQPPHQPLSKALESPLGLRPHLPLLMGGQAALKPEPGRPGEESPAPKQELHQPSFPAPQLSPLPMPGNPAHYSGLCGRPELTALGSFYVYCSQDGLQCGGYAPCPMLPEGKLSSVAAPNEGLLLAPSSVPAGTPFQHPPWGSRYCSSEDTGVNGYSICEMLPPSLTHIGTTCGGCPYKMPFAAEGCRSLGQLEFPLPEAGHPASPAHPLLGCPVPSVPPAAEPVPHLQTPTSEPQTVARACPQSAKPPSGSKSGLRTGSSCRHTARSKAACRPSHPKQPRVQRPRPRRRRRRRTNGWVPVGAACEKAVYVLDEPEPAIRKSYQAVERHGETIRVRDTVLLKSGPRKTSTPYVAKISALWENPESGELMMSLLWYYRPEHLQGGRSPSMHENEVFASRHQDQNSVACIEEKCYVLTFAEYCRFCAMAKRRGEGLPSRKTALVPPSADYSTPPHRTVPEDTDPELVFLCRHVYDFRHGRILKNPQ from the exons ATGACACACACACGGAGGAAGTCCCTTCCCATGCTGAGTTCGGGCCCCACTGGCCGCCGGGAGCCCCTGCAGATGGAAGGAAGCAATATGGAGCAGGGGGCAGAGAGTGTGGAAGCAGGCATGCCCGAGAGCCCAGGACACCTCACAGGGCGCCGCAAGAACTACCCGCTGCGGAAGCGCCCCCTGGTTCCCGAGAAGCCCAAGGCCTGCAAAGTGCTGCTGACCCGCCTGGAGAATGTGGCTGGCCCACGGAGTGCAGATGAGGCTGATGAGCTGCCCCCTGACCTGCCCAAGCCCCCGAGCCCAGCCCCATCTGGTGAGGACACTGGCCTTACTCAGCCCCGCAAGAGGCGCCTGGCCTCCCTCAATGCAGAGGCCCTCAATAACCTGCTGCTGGAGCGGGAGGATGCCAGCAGCCTGGTGGGCACCCGTCGCAGTCGGGGTGACCCTCACCGCAGCCGGGACCGTGACCGAGCCGCTGGGGGCTGGTCCTCCTCCAAGAAACGGCCCCGGCTAGGGGACCTTGGAGGAGGAAGTCGGGACCTGTCCCCAGAGCCAGCACCTGATGATGGTGCCCGTCGAGACGGTGACCCAGCGCCCAAGAGACTGGCCAGCCTGAATGCAGCTGCCTTCCTGAAGCTGAGCCAGGAGCGGGAGCTACCCTTGAGGCCACCTCGTGCCCACCCAGAAGCAGATGGGCGTTCTGCAGAACCACCAGCGCTGAGGGCTCCGAGGCCAAAGTGGGCTAATAATAAGGTCCATGGCAAGAACTATCCCAAGGCCCGGCAGGGGCCTGGCTCTGGGGAGGCGGTGGGCCCACTTGGCTGGCAGAGGCACCCTGAGGAGCCATGGCCATCTGCCACCCCTCGtgggccagccagccagccacctcaCCAGCCACTGAGCAAGGCTCTGGAAAGCCCCTTAGGgctccgcccccacctgcccctgctgaTGGGTGGGCAGGCAGCCTTGAAGCCAGAGCCTGGGCGCCCAGGCGAGGAGTCACCTGCCCCCAAGCAGGAACTGCACCAGCCTTCTTTCCCTGCACCCCAGCTGTCCCCGCTGCCGATGCCTGGCAACCCTGCCCACTACAGTGGCCTGTGTGGTCGGCCTGAGCTCACTGCACTGGGCAGCTTCTACGTGTACTGCAGCCAAGACGGGCTGCAGTGTGGAGGCTATGCCCCCTGCCCCATGCTTCCCGAGGGCAAGTTGTCCTCAGTGGCTGCACCTAATGAGGGGCTCCTCTTGGCACCAAGCTCAGTGCCTGCAGGCACCCCTTTCCAGCACCCTCCCTGGGGCTCTCGCTACTGCTCTAGCGAGGACACTGGAGTGAATGGATACAGCATCTGTGAAATGTTGCCCCCATCTCTTACCCACATTGGCACTACCTGTGGCGGCTGCCCCTACAAAATGCCTTTTGCAGCAG aAGGCTGCAGGTCCCTAGGCCAGCTGGAATTTCCTCTCCCAGAAGCTGGCCACCCTGCCtcacctgcccaccccctcctggGATGCCCTGTGCCCAGCGTGCCACCTGCAGCAGAGCCCGTCCCCCATCTTCAGACACCCACCTCGGAGCCCCAGACCGTAGCCCGCGCATGCCCTCAGAGCGCCAAGCCTCCTAGCGGCTCCAAGTCAGGTCTGCGCACAGGCTCCAGCTGTAGGCACACCGCAAGGAGCAAGGCCGCCTGCAGGCCCAGCCACCCCAAGCAGCCACGTGTCCAGCGCCCGCGCCCACGCCGCCGTCGCCGTCGCCGCACTAATGGCTGGGTGCCCGTCGGTGCTGCATGTGAGAAGGCAGTCTATGTCTTG GATGAACCAGAACCAGCCATCCGAAAGAGCTACCAGGCGGTGGAGCGGCATGGAGAGACGATCCGAGTCCGGGACACCGTCCTCCTCAAGTCAGGCCCACGAAAGACGTCCACACCTTATGTGGCCAAGATCTCTGCCCTCTGGGAGAACCCTGAATCAG GAGAACTGATGATGAGCCTCTTGTGGTATTACAGACCAGAGCACTTACAGGGAGGCCGCAGTCCCAGCATGCACGAG AATGAAGTCTTTGCGTCAAGACATCAGGACCAGAACAGTGTGGCCTGCATTGAGGAGAAGTGCTACGTGCTGACCTTTGCTGAGTACTGCAG ATTCTGTGCCATGGCCAAGCGCCGAGGCGAGGGCCTCCCAAGCCGAAAGACAGCACTGGTGCCCCCCTCTGCAGACTACTCTACCCCGCCACACCGCACCGTGCCCGAGGACACGGACCCTGAGCTGGTGTTTCTTTGCCGCCATGTCTATGACTTCCGCCATGGCCGCATCCTCAAGAACCCTCAGTAG
- the BAHD1 gene encoding bromo adjacent homology domain-containing 1 protein isoform X9 — translation MWDWEYSMTHTRRKSLPMLSSGPTGRREPLQMEGSNMEQGAESVEAGMPESPGHLTGRRKNYPLRKRPLVPEKPKACKVLLTRLENVAGPRSADEADELPPDLPKPPSPAPSGEDTGLTQPRKRRLASLNAEALNNLLLEREDASSLVGTRRSRGDPHRSRDRDRAAGGWSSSKKRPRLGDLGGGSRDLSPEPAPDDGARRDGDPAPKRLASLNAAAFLKLSQERELPLRPPRAHPEADGRSAEPPALRAPRPKWANNKVHGKNYPKARQGPGSGEAVGPLGWQRHPEEPWPSATPRGPASQPPHQPLSKALESPLGLRPHLPLLMGGQAALKPEPGRPGEESPAPKQELHQPSFPAPQLSPLPMPGNPAHYSGLCGRPELTALGSFYVYCSQDGLQCGGYAPCPMLPEGKLSSVAAPNEGLLLAPSSVPAGTPFQHPPWGSRYCSSEDTGVNGYSICEMLPPSLTHIGTTCGGCPYKMPFAAGCRSLGQLEFPLPEAGHPASPAHPLLGCPVPSVPPAAEPVPHLQTPTSEPQTVARACPQSAKPPSGSKSGLRTGSSCRHTARSKAACRPSHPKQPRVQRPRPRRRRRRRTNGWVPVGAACEKAVYVLDEPEPAIRKSYQAVERHGETIRVRDTVLLKSGPRKTSTPYVAKISALWENPESGELMMSLLWYYRPEHLQGGRSPSMHEPLQNEVFASRHQDQNSVACIEEKCYVLTFAEYCRFCAMAKRRGEGLPSRKTALVPPSADYSTPPHRTVPEDTDPELVFLCRHVYDFRHGRILKNPQ, via the exons ATTGGGAGTACTCCATGACACACACACGGAGGAAGTCCCTTCCCATGCTGAGTTCGGGCCCCACTGGCCGCCGGGAGCCCCTGCAGATGGAAGGAAGCAATATGGAGCAGGGGGCAGAGAGTGTGGAAGCAGGCATGCCCGAGAGCCCAGGACACCTCACAGGGCGCCGCAAGAACTACCCGCTGCGGAAGCGCCCCCTGGTTCCCGAGAAGCCCAAGGCCTGCAAAGTGCTGCTGACCCGCCTGGAGAATGTGGCTGGCCCACGGAGTGCAGATGAGGCTGATGAGCTGCCCCCTGACCTGCCCAAGCCCCCGAGCCCAGCCCCATCTGGTGAGGACACTGGCCTTACTCAGCCCCGCAAGAGGCGCCTGGCCTCCCTCAATGCAGAGGCCCTCAATAACCTGCTGCTGGAGCGGGAGGATGCCAGCAGCCTGGTGGGCACCCGTCGCAGTCGGGGTGACCCTCACCGCAGCCGGGACCGTGACCGAGCCGCTGGGGGCTGGTCCTCCTCCAAGAAACGGCCCCGGCTAGGGGACCTTGGAGGAGGAAGTCGGGACCTGTCCCCAGAGCCAGCACCTGATGATGGTGCCCGTCGAGACGGTGACCCAGCGCCCAAGAGACTGGCCAGCCTGAATGCAGCTGCCTTCCTGAAGCTGAGCCAGGAGCGGGAGCTACCCTTGAGGCCACCTCGTGCCCACCCAGAAGCAGATGGGCGTTCTGCAGAACCACCAGCGCTGAGGGCTCCGAGGCCAAAGTGGGCTAATAATAAGGTCCATGGCAAGAACTATCCCAAGGCCCGGCAGGGGCCTGGCTCTGGGGAGGCGGTGGGCCCACTTGGCTGGCAGAGGCACCCTGAGGAGCCATGGCCATCTGCCACCCCTCGtgggccagccagccagccacctcaCCAGCCACTGAGCAAGGCTCTGGAAAGCCCCTTAGGgctccgcccccacctgcccctgctgaTGGGTGGGCAGGCAGCCTTGAAGCCAGAGCCTGGGCGCCCAGGCGAGGAGTCACCTGCCCCCAAGCAGGAACTGCACCAGCCTTCTTTCCCTGCACCCCAGCTGTCCCCGCTGCCGATGCCTGGCAACCCTGCCCACTACAGTGGCCTGTGTGGTCGGCCTGAGCTCACTGCACTGGGCAGCTTCTACGTGTACTGCAGCCAAGACGGGCTGCAGTGTGGAGGCTATGCCCCCTGCCCCATGCTTCCCGAGGGCAAGTTGTCCTCAGTGGCTGCACCTAATGAGGGGCTCCTCTTGGCACCAAGCTCAGTGCCTGCAGGCACCCCTTTCCAGCACCCTCCCTGGGGCTCTCGCTACTGCTCTAGCGAGGACACTGGAGTGAATGGATACAGCATCTGTGAAATGTTGCCCCCATCTCTTACCCACATTGGCACTACCTGTGGCGGCTGCCCCTACAAAATGCCTTTTGCAGCAG GCTGCAGGTCCCTAGGCCAGCTGGAATTTCCTCTCCCAGAAGCTGGCCACCCTGCCtcacctgcccaccccctcctggGATGCCCTGTGCCCAGCGTGCCACCTGCAGCAGAGCCCGTCCCCCATCTTCAGACACCCACCTCGGAGCCCCAGACCGTAGCCCGCGCATGCCCTCAGAGCGCCAAGCCTCCTAGCGGCTCCAAGTCAGGTCTGCGCACAGGCTCCAGCTGTAGGCACACCGCAAGGAGCAAGGCCGCCTGCAGGCCCAGCCACCCCAAGCAGCCACGTGTCCAGCGCCCGCGCCCACGCCGCCGTCGCCGTCGCCGCACTAATGGCTGGGTGCCCGTCGGTGCTGCATGTGAGAAGGCAGTCTATGTCTTG GATGAACCAGAACCAGCCATCCGAAAGAGCTACCAGGCGGTGGAGCGGCATGGAGAGACGATCCGAGTCCGGGACACCGTCCTCCTCAAGTCAGGCCCACGAAAGACGTCCACACCTTATGTGGCCAAGATCTCTGCCCTCTGGGAGAACCCTGAATCAG GAGAACTGATGATGAGCCTCTTGTGGTATTACAGACCAGAGCACTTACAGGGAGGCCGCAGTCCCAGCATGCACGAG CCTTTGCAGAATGAAGTCTTTGCGTCAAGACATCAGGACCAGAACAGTGTGGCCTGCATTGAGGAGAAGTGCTACGTGCTGACCTTTGCTGAGTACTGCAG ATTCTGTGCCATGGCCAAGCGCCGAGGCGAGGGCCTCCCAAGCCGAAAGACAGCACTGGTGCCCCCCTCTGCAGACTACTCTACCCCGCCACACCGCACCGTGCCCGAGGACACGGACCCTGAGCTGGTGTTTCTTTGCCGCCATGTCTATGACTTCCGCCATGGCCGCATCCTCAAGAACCCTCAGTAG
- the BAHD1 gene encoding bromo adjacent homology domain-containing 1 protein isoform X11, translated as MTHTRRKSLPMLSSGPTGRREPLQMEGSNMEQGAESVEAGMPESPGHLTGRRKNYPLRKRPLVPEKPKACKVLLTRLENVAGPRSADEADELPPDLPKPPSPAPSGEDTGLTQPRKRRLASLNAEALNNLLLEREDASSLVGTRRSRGDPHRSRDRDRAAGGWSSSKKRPRLGDLGGGSRDLSPEPAPDDGARRDGDPAPKRLASLNAAAFLKLSQERELPLRPPRAHPEADGRSAEPPALRAPRPKWANNKVHGKNYPKARQGPGSGEAVGPLGWQRHPEEPWPSATPRGPASQPPHQPLSKALESPLGLRPHLPLLMGGQAALKPEPGRPGEESPAPKQELHQPSFPAPQLSPLPMPGNPAHYSGLCGRPELTALGSFYVYCSQDGLQCGGYAPCPMLPEGKLSSVAAPNEGLLLAPSSVPAGTPFQHPPWGSRYCSSEDTGVNGYSICEMLPPSLTHIGTTCGGCPYKMPFAAEGCRSLGQLEFPLPEAGHPASPAHPLLGCPVPSVPPAAEPVPHLQTPTSEPQTVARACPQSAKPPSGSKSGLRTGSSCRHTARSKAACRPSHPKQPRVQRPRPRRRRRRRTNGWVPVGAACEKAVYVLDEPEPAIRKSYQAVERHGETIRVRDTVLLKSGPRKTSTPYVAKISALWENPESGELMMSLLWYYRPEHLQGGRSPSMHEPLQNEVFASRHQDQNSVACIEEKCYVLTFAEYCRFCAMAKRRGEGLPSRKTALVPPSADYSTPPHRTVPEDTDPELVFLCRHVYDFRHGRILKNPQ; from the exons ATGACACACACACGGAGGAAGTCCCTTCCCATGCTGAGTTCGGGCCCCACTGGCCGCCGGGAGCCCCTGCAGATGGAAGGAAGCAATATGGAGCAGGGGGCAGAGAGTGTGGAAGCAGGCATGCCCGAGAGCCCAGGACACCTCACAGGGCGCCGCAAGAACTACCCGCTGCGGAAGCGCCCCCTGGTTCCCGAGAAGCCCAAGGCCTGCAAAGTGCTGCTGACCCGCCTGGAGAATGTGGCTGGCCCACGGAGTGCAGATGAGGCTGATGAGCTGCCCCCTGACCTGCCCAAGCCCCCGAGCCCAGCCCCATCTGGTGAGGACACTGGCCTTACTCAGCCCCGCAAGAGGCGCCTGGCCTCCCTCAATGCAGAGGCCCTCAATAACCTGCTGCTGGAGCGGGAGGATGCCAGCAGCCTGGTGGGCACCCGTCGCAGTCGGGGTGACCCTCACCGCAGCCGGGACCGTGACCGAGCCGCTGGGGGCTGGTCCTCCTCCAAGAAACGGCCCCGGCTAGGGGACCTTGGAGGAGGAAGTCGGGACCTGTCCCCAGAGCCAGCACCTGATGATGGTGCCCGTCGAGACGGTGACCCAGCGCCCAAGAGACTGGCCAGCCTGAATGCAGCTGCCTTCCTGAAGCTGAGCCAGGAGCGGGAGCTACCCTTGAGGCCACCTCGTGCCCACCCAGAAGCAGATGGGCGTTCTGCAGAACCACCAGCGCTGAGGGCTCCGAGGCCAAAGTGGGCTAATAATAAGGTCCATGGCAAGAACTATCCCAAGGCCCGGCAGGGGCCTGGCTCTGGGGAGGCGGTGGGCCCACTTGGCTGGCAGAGGCACCCTGAGGAGCCATGGCCATCTGCCACCCCTCGtgggccagccagccagccacctcaCCAGCCACTGAGCAAGGCTCTGGAAAGCCCCTTAGGgctccgcccccacctgcccctgctgaTGGGTGGGCAGGCAGCCTTGAAGCCAGAGCCTGGGCGCCCAGGCGAGGAGTCACCTGCCCCCAAGCAGGAACTGCACCAGCCTTCTTTCCCTGCACCCCAGCTGTCCCCGCTGCCGATGCCTGGCAACCCTGCCCACTACAGTGGCCTGTGTGGTCGGCCTGAGCTCACTGCACTGGGCAGCTTCTACGTGTACTGCAGCCAAGACGGGCTGCAGTGTGGAGGCTATGCCCCCTGCCCCATGCTTCCCGAGGGCAAGTTGTCCTCAGTGGCTGCACCTAATGAGGGGCTCCTCTTGGCACCAAGCTCAGTGCCTGCAGGCACCCCTTTCCAGCACCCTCCCTGGGGCTCTCGCTACTGCTCTAGCGAGGACACTGGAGTGAATGGATACAGCATCTGTGAAATGTTGCCCCCATCTCTTACCCACATTGGCACTACCTGTGGCGGCTGCCCCTACAAAATGCCTTTTGCAGCAG aAGGCTGCAGGTCCCTAGGCCAGCTGGAATTTCCTCTCCCAGAAGCTGGCCACCCTGCCtcacctgcccaccccctcctggGATGCCCTGTGCCCAGCGTGCCACCTGCAGCAGAGCCCGTCCCCCATCTTCAGACACCCACCTCGGAGCCCCAGACCGTAGCCCGCGCATGCCCTCAGAGCGCCAAGCCTCCTAGCGGCTCCAAGTCAGGTCTGCGCACAGGCTCCAGCTGTAGGCACACCGCAAGGAGCAAGGCCGCCTGCAGGCCCAGCCACCCCAAGCAGCCACGTGTCCAGCGCCCGCGCCCACGCCGCCGTCGCCGTCGCCGCACTAATGGCTGGGTGCCCGTCGGTGCTGCATGTGAGAAGGCAGTCTATGTCTTG GATGAACCAGAACCAGCCATCCGAAAGAGCTACCAGGCGGTGGAGCGGCATGGAGAGACGATCCGAGTCCGGGACACCGTCCTCCTCAAGTCAGGCCCACGAAAGACGTCCACACCTTATGTGGCCAAGATCTCTGCCCTCTGGGAGAACCCTGAATCAG GAGAACTGATGATGAGCCTCTTGTGGTATTACAGACCAGAGCACTTACAGGGAGGCCGCAGTCCCAGCATGCACGAG CCTTTGCAGAATGAAGTCTTTGCGTCAAGACATCAGGACCAGAACAGTGTGGCCTGCATTGAGGAGAAGTGCTACGTGCTGACCTTTGCTGAGTACTGCAG ATTCTGTGCCATGGCCAAGCGCCGAGGCGAGGGCCTCCCAAGCCGAAAGACAGCACTGGTGCCCCCCTCTGCAGACTACTCTACCCCGCCACACCGCACCGTGCCCGAGGACACGGACCCTGAGCTGGTGTTTCTTTGCCGCCATGTCTATGACTTCCGCCATGGCCGCATCCTCAAGAACCCTCAGTAG
- the BAHD1 gene encoding bromo adjacent homology domain-containing 1 protein isoform X1 → MTHTRRKSLPMLSSGPTGRREPLQMEGSNMEQGAESVEAGMPESPGHLTGRRKNYPLRKRPLVPEKPKACKVLLTRLENVAGPRSADEADELPPDLPKPPSPAPSGEDTGLTQPRKRRLASLNAEALNNLLLEREDASSLVGTRRSRGDPHRSRDRDRAAGGWSSSKKRPRLGDLGGGSRDLSPEPAPDDGARRDGDPAPKRLASLNAAAFLKLSQERELPLRPPRAHPEADGRSAEPPALRAPRPKWANNKVHGKNYPKARQGPGSGEAVGPLGWQRHPEEPWPSATPRGPASQPPHQPLSKALESPLGLRPHLPLLMGGQAALKPEPGRPGEESPAPKQELHQPSFPAPQLSPLPMPGNPAHYSGLCGRPELTALGSFYVYCSQDGLQCGGYAPCPMLPEGKLSSVAAPNEGLLLAPSSVPAGTPFQHPPWGSRYCSSEDTGVNGYSICEMLPPSLTHIGTTCGGCPYKMPFAAGCRSLGQLEFPLPEAGHPASPAHPLLGCPVPSVPPAAEPVPHLQTPTSEPQTVARACPQSAKPPSGSKSGLRTGSSCRHTARSKAACRPSHPKQPRVQRPRPRRRRRRRTNGWVPVGAACEKAVYVLDEPEPAIRKSYQAVERHGETIRVRDTVLLKSGPRKTSTPYVAKISALWENPESGELMMSLLWYYRPEHLQGGRSPSMHEPLQNEVFASRHQDQNSVACIEEKCYVLTFAEYCRFCAMAKRRGEGLPSRKTALVPPSADYSTPPHRTVPEDTDPELVFLCRHVYDFRHGRILKNPQ, encoded by the exons ATGACACACACACGGAGGAAGTCCCTTCCCATGCTGAGTTCGGGCCCCACTGGCCGCCGGGAGCCCCTGCAGATGGAAGGAAGCAATATGGAGCAGGGGGCAGAGAGTGTGGAAGCAGGCATGCCCGAGAGCCCAGGACACCTCACAGGGCGCCGCAAGAACTACCCGCTGCGGAAGCGCCCCCTGGTTCCCGAGAAGCCCAAGGCCTGCAAAGTGCTGCTGACCCGCCTGGAGAATGTGGCTGGCCCACGGAGTGCAGATGAGGCTGATGAGCTGCCCCCTGACCTGCCCAAGCCCCCGAGCCCAGCCCCATCTGGTGAGGACACTGGCCTTACTCAGCCCCGCAAGAGGCGCCTGGCCTCCCTCAATGCAGAGGCCCTCAATAACCTGCTGCTGGAGCGGGAGGATGCCAGCAGCCTGGTGGGCACCCGTCGCAGTCGGGGTGACCCTCACCGCAGCCGGGACCGTGACCGAGCCGCTGGGGGCTGGTCCTCCTCCAAGAAACGGCCCCGGCTAGGGGACCTTGGAGGAGGAAGTCGGGACCTGTCCCCAGAGCCAGCACCTGATGATGGTGCCCGTCGAGACGGTGACCCAGCGCCCAAGAGACTGGCCAGCCTGAATGCAGCTGCCTTCCTGAAGCTGAGCCAGGAGCGGGAGCTACCCTTGAGGCCACCTCGTGCCCACCCAGAAGCAGATGGGCGTTCTGCAGAACCACCAGCGCTGAGGGCTCCGAGGCCAAAGTGGGCTAATAATAAGGTCCATGGCAAGAACTATCCCAAGGCCCGGCAGGGGCCTGGCTCTGGGGAGGCGGTGGGCCCACTTGGCTGGCAGAGGCACCCTGAGGAGCCATGGCCATCTGCCACCCCTCGtgggccagccagccagccacctcaCCAGCCACTGAGCAAGGCTCTGGAAAGCCCCTTAGGgctccgcccccacctgcccctgctgaTGGGTGGGCAGGCAGCCTTGAAGCCAGAGCCTGGGCGCCCAGGCGAGGAGTCACCTGCCCCCAAGCAGGAACTGCACCAGCCTTCTTTCCCTGCACCCCAGCTGTCCCCGCTGCCGATGCCTGGCAACCCTGCCCACTACAGTGGCCTGTGTGGTCGGCCTGAGCTCACTGCACTGGGCAGCTTCTACGTGTACTGCAGCCAAGACGGGCTGCAGTGTGGAGGCTATGCCCCCTGCCCCATGCTTCCCGAGGGCAAGTTGTCCTCAGTGGCTGCACCTAATGAGGGGCTCCTCTTGGCACCAAGCTCAGTGCCTGCAGGCACCCCTTTCCAGCACCCTCCCTGGGGCTCTCGCTACTGCTCTAGCGAGGACACTGGAGTGAATGGATACAGCATCTGTGAAATGTTGCCCCCATCTCTTACCCACATTGGCACTACCTGTGGCGGCTGCCCCTACAAAATGCCTTTTGCAGCAG GCTGCAGGTCCCTAGGCCAGCTGGAATTTCCTCTCCCAGAAGCTGGCCACCCTGCCtcacctgcccaccccctcctggGATGCCCTGTGCCCAGCGTGCCACCTGCAGCAGAGCCCGTCCCCCATCTTCAGACACCCACCTCGGAGCCCCAGACCGTAGCCCGCGCATGCCCTCAGAGCGCCAAGCCTCCTAGCGGCTCCAAGTCAGGTCTGCGCACAGGCTCCAGCTGTAGGCACACCGCAAGGAGCAAGGCCGCCTGCAGGCCCAGCCACCCCAAGCAGCCACGTGTCCAGCGCCCGCGCCCACGCCGCCGTCGCCGTCGCCGCACTAATGGCTGGGTGCCCGTCGGTGCTGCATGTGAGAAGGCAGTCTATGTCTTG GATGAACCAGAACCAGCCATCCGAAAGAGCTACCAGGCGGTGGAGCGGCATGGAGAGACGATCCGAGTCCGGGACACCGTCCTCCTCAAGTCAGGCCCACGAAAGACGTCCACACCTTATGTGGCCAAGATCTCTGCCCTCTGGGAGAACCCTGAATCAG GAGAACTGATGATGAGCCTCTTGTGGTATTACAGACCAGAGCACTTACAGGGAGGCCGCAGTCCCAGCATGCACGAG CCTTTGCAGAATGAAGTCTTTGCGTCAAGACATCAGGACCAGAACAGTGTGGCCTGCATTGAGGAGAAGTGCTACGTGCTGACCTTTGCTGAGTACTGCAG ATTCTGTGCCATGGCCAAGCGCCGAGGCGAGGGCCTCCCAAGCCGAAAGACAGCACTGGTGCCCCCCTCTGCAGACTACTCTACCCCGCCACACCGCACCGTGCCCGAGGACACGGACCCTGAGCTGGTGTTTCTTTGCCGCCATGTCTATGACTTCCGCCATGGCCGCATCCTCAAGAACCCTCAGTAG